The proteins below come from a single Salinilacihabitans rarus genomic window:
- a CDS encoding heavy-metal-associated domain-containing protein — MSQTITVEGMTCGHCEQTVEEALQDVSGVTDATADRETEQASVDGDADVTALVQAVEDAGYTAHA, encoded by the coding sequence ATGAGTCAAACGATCACCGTCGAGGGAATGACCTGCGGCCATTGCGAACAGACAGTCGAAGAGGCACTTCAAGACGTGTCTGGTGTGACTGACGCCACCGCTGATCGTGAGACCGAACAGGCGAGCGTCGATGGTGACGCCGACGTCACGGCCCTCGTGCAAGCCGTCGAAGACGCTGGATACACAGCCCACGCCTGA
- a CDS encoding AsnC family transcriptional regulator yields the protein MRDLDETDMEILSLLAENARRPFSAIGEEVGLSGPAVSDRVTRLQETGVIDHFTIDVDRSQLRAGVPVLVQLDISSESFDAVRERVRNDDAVEHVFITSEGDLWFYGRAEAQNVRAWVNTLLDGADSVDYTVTLVDEVEWTPSIDGVEFALTCAECSNTVDSEGETSRIGGELYHFCCPSCQSRFEDRHQRLEEGV from the coding sequence ATGCGGGACTTGGACGAAACCGACATGGAGATTCTCTCGCTGTTAGCCGAGAACGCCCGTCGCCCGTTCAGCGCGATCGGCGAGGAAGTTGGCCTCTCGGGACCAGCCGTCTCAGATCGCGTCACACGACTCCAAGAGACCGGGGTCATCGACCACTTCACTATCGATGTCGACCGTAGCCAACTCAGAGCTGGTGTGCCGGTACTTGTCCAGTTAGATATCTCATCTGAGTCGTTCGACGCGGTTCGTGAGCGGGTCAGAAACGACGACGCCGTCGAACACGTGTTCATTACGTCGGAGGGTGACCTCTGGTTCTATGGACGTGCAGAAGCACAGAACGTCCGGGCGTGGGTGAACACGCTTCTCGATGGTGCTGACTCGGTTGATTACACAGTCACGTTAGTCGACGAAGTCGAGTGGACGCCATCGATCGACGGCGTCGAGTTCGCACTCACGTGTGCCGAGTGCAGTAATACTGTGGATTCTGAGGGGGAGACGAGTCGTATTGGCGGAGAACTCTATCATTTCTGTTGTCCATCGTGTCAGAGTCGATTCGAAGATCGACACCAGCGTCTCGAAGAGGGCGTGTAG
- a CDS encoding heavy metal translocating P-type ATPase, whose amino-acid sequence METRTAHLDITGMTCANCSGTVSDALESLDGVVEANANFATDEGSVEYDPDEVSLAEIYETIEDAGYGAVSDTVTIGISDMTCANCVQTNETALENTPGVIAAEANFATDEAQVRYNPADTSLDALYDAIEDAGYSPVREDSDSGESGEDARDAARQGEIRKQLRLTLFGAALSAPMLFFLAEKFLLGGGILPETVFGVEFGWVEFLLATPVQAVLGWPFYKNSYNALVNNRRANMDVLIALGSSTAYFYSVAVLAGLIAGSLYFDTAALILVFITLGNYLEARSKGQAGDALRKLLEMEAETATLVDEDGTEVEVPLEDVTVGDRMKVRPGEQIPTDGVVIDGQSAVDESMVTGESVPVEKGEGDEVVGSTINENGMLVVEATKVGKDTALQQIVQTVKEAQSRQPDIQNLADRISAYFVPAVIANALLWGTVWFLFPEALAGFVDWLPLWGAVAGGPAVAGGTVSVFEFALIVFASSVLIACPCALGLATPAATMVGTTIGAQNGVLFKGGDILERAKDVDTVVFDKTGTLTKGEMELTDVVVFDGDGQPLTDGGDTATDGGQLTARDRLSEDDVLRFAATAESGSEHPLARAIVDGAESRGIDVTEPDDFENVPGHGIRATVGDSEVLVGNRKLLRDNGINPAPAQETMERLENEGKTAMLVARVPAGTDEGELVGVVADADTIKESATEAVSQLQERGVDVMMITGDNERTARAVGEQVGIDPENVRAEVLPEDKSDAVEAIQDEGRKAMMVGDGVNDAPALAVAYVGTAIGSGTDVAIEAADVTLMRDDPLDVVKAIRISDATLQKIKQNLVWALGYNTAMIPLASLGLLQPVLAAGAMAFSSVSVLSNSLLFRRYTPDHDYELLGRLR is encoded by the coding sequence ATGGAAACGCGAACAGCACATCTTGACATAACGGGGATGACCTGTGCCAACTGCTCGGGGACAGTTAGCGACGCCCTGGAGTCACTCGACGGCGTCGTCGAGGCGAACGCCAATTTCGCCACGGACGAGGGCTCCGTCGAGTACGACCCTGACGAGGTATCGCTTGCAGAGATCTACGAGACGATCGAGGACGCCGGCTACGGTGCGGTGTCTGACACGGTGACCATAGGAATCTCCGATATGACCTGTGCCAACTGTGTGCAGACGAACGAGACCGCACTCGAGAACACGCCGGGTGTTATCGCGGCCGAGGCGAACTTCGCCACCGACGAAGCGCAGGTCAGGTACAACCCTGCGGACACGTCACTCGACGCGCTCTACGACGCTATCGAGGATGCTGGGTACTCGCCGGTCCGTGAAGACAGCGACAGCGGTGAATCGGGTGAAGATGCTCGTGACGCTGCACGACAGGGTGAGATTCGAAAACAGCTTCGACTGACGCTGTTCGGAGCCGCGCTGTCTGCCCCGATGCTGTTTTTCCTCGCAGAGAAGTTTCTGCTCGGCGGGGGAATTCTCCCGGAGACGGTCTTCGGCGTCGAATTCGGGTGGGTCGAGTTCCTGCTAGCGACACCCGTTCAGGCTGTGCTCGGCTGGCCGTTCTACAAGAACTCGTACAACGCGCTGGTCAACAACAGACGCGCCAACATGGACGTTCTCATCGCACTGGGTTCGTCAACTGCGTATTTCTACTCCGTTGCAGTACTTGCCGGATTGATCGCGGGGAGCTTGTACTTCGACACTGCCGCGTTGATCCTGGTGTTCATCACCCTTGGGAACTACCTCGAAGCCCGCTCGAAAGGGCAGGCAGGTGACGCCCTTCGGAAGCTCCTCGAAATGGAGGCCGAGACAGCCACCCTCGTCGACGAGGACGGTACCGAAGTGGAAGTGCCACTCGAAGATGTCACCGTCGGCGATCGCATGAAGGTCCGTCCCGGCGAGCAGATTCCGACCGACGGCGTCGTCATCGATGGGCAGAGTGCTGTTGACGAGTCGATGGTCACCGGCGAGTCGGTCCCCGTCGAGAAAGGCGAGGGCGACGAGGTCGTCGGGTCCACCATCAACGAGAACGGTATGCTCGTCGTCGAGGCGACGAAGGTCGGAAAGGACACCGCCCTCCAGCAGATCGTTCAGACGGTCAAGGAGGCCCAGTCCCGCCAGCCAGACATCCAGAACCTCGCCGACCGCATCTCGGCGTACTTCGTCCCAGCGGTCATCGCGAACGCGTTACTATGGGGCACTGTGTGGTTCCTCTTCCCCGAAGCACTCGCCGGATTCGTCGACTGGCTCCCGCTCTGGGGTGCGGTCGCTGGCGGACCTGCCGTGGCTGGGGGCACTGTCTCAGTCTTCGAATTCGCGCTCATCGTCTTCGCGTCGTCCGTGTTGATCGCCTGTCCCTGTGCGCTGGGGTTAGCAACGCCTGCTGCAACGATGGTTGGGACGACGATCGGTGCCCAGAACGGCGTCCTGTTCAAGGGCGGTGACATCCTCGAACGGGCGAAAGACGTCGACACAGTCGTCTTTGACAAGACCGGGACGCTCACCAAAGGTGAAATGGAGCTGACTGACGTCGTCGTCTTCGATGGCGACGGACAGCCTCTCACAGACGGCGGCGACACAGCTACCGATGGCGGCCAACTAACCGCACGCGATCGTCTTAGTGAGGACGACGTTCTCCGGTTCGCAGCGACGGCCGAAAGTGGAAGCGAGCACCCGCTCGCGCGGGCCATCGTCGATGGAGCTGAATCCCGCGGTATCGACGTGACTGAACCAGACGACTTCGAGAACGTTCCCGGCCATGGCATCCGCGCAACTGTCGGCGACAGTGAGGTGCTGGTCGGTAACCGAAAGCTCCTCCGCGACAACGGGATCAATCCTGCACCCGCCCAGGAGACGATGGAGCGTCTCGAGAACGAGGGGAAGACGGCGATGCTCGTCGCCCGCGTGCCCGCTGGCACGGACGAGGGCGAACTCGTCGGTGTGGTCGCTGATGCTGACACGATCAAAGAAAGTGCGACCGAGGCCGTGAGCCAACTGCAGGAGCGCGGTGTCGACGTGATGATGATCACCGGTGACAACGAACGGACCGCCCGCGCCGTCGGCGAGCAGGTCGGCATCGACCCCGAGAACGTCCGCGCGGAGGTGCTCCCCGAGGACAAATCCGACGCCGTCGAGGCCATTCAGGACGAAGGTCGCAAGGCGATGATGGTTGGCGACGGCGTCAACGACGCACCCGCGCTGGCTGTCGCCTACGTCGGGACTGCCATCGGGAGCGGGACGGACGTCGCCATCGAGGCGGCGGACGTGACGCTGATGCGCGACGACCCGCTCGACGTGGTGAAGGCCATCCGCATCTCGGACGCGACACTCCAGAAGATCAAGCAGAACCTCGTGTGGGCGCTTGGTTACAACACGGCGATGATCCCGTTGGCTTCACTCGGGTTACTCCAGCCCGTGCTCGCGGCCGGCGCGATGGCCTTCTCGAGTGTGTCGGTGCTGTCGAACAGTCTGCTGTTCCGTCGGTACACACCGGATCACGATTACGAGTTGCTCGGCCGACTCCGCTAA
- a CDS encoding DoxX family protein: MASHEVQLESTIGGFTASGRLHTLSVWFIFALRLMMGLAFFQSGLDKVLSGDFSAGGYLTGAVPNNGSPLADLFVAMGNTPWFVEFVNITVPWGEVLIGLGLLFGALTRLAAFWGAFMMLLFYFGNWDVAHGYINGDFAYMLVFLSVAAFGAGRILGLDAYIEQYEIGGVPLIERYPWARYLLG; this comes from the coding sequence ATGGCATCTCACGAAGTCCAGTTAGAAAGTACGATTGGGGGGTTCACTGCAAGCGGTCGCCTACACACGCTGAGTGTCTGGTTCATCTTCGCGCTTCGGTTGATGATGGGGCTGGCGTTCTTCCAGAGTGGCCTCGACAAGGTTCTCTCTGGAGATTTTAGTGCTGGCGGCTATCTAACGGGGGCAGTCCCAAACAACGGAAGTCCACTCGCAGATCTGTTCGTGGCGATGGGAAACACGCCGTGGTTCGTTGAGTTCGTGAACATCACCGTTCCGTGGGGCGAAGTGCTCATCGGACTTGGCCTCCTATTCGGCGCACTCACTCGCCTCGCCGCGTTCTGGGGGGCGTTCATGATGCTCTTGTTCTACTTCGGGAACTGGGACGTCGCACACGGCTATATCAACGGCGATTTCGCGTACATGCTCGTGTTCCTCTCTGTCGCCGCGTTCGGGGCAGGGCGGATACTTGGTCTCGATGCGTACATCGAACAGTACGAGATTGGTGGCGTTCCGCTGATCGAACGGTATCCTTGGGCGCGATATCTTCTCGGTTAA
- a CDS encoding SRPBCC family protein, protein MYATAKAEIVIDASSEEIWEYVTDPVHWTASNPEEHYGLEYDTPDNRPREGGTFHQAEEVAGMYADLHGRFQYIDHPNVAVWTGTAYYPLLRGLVTVRIPEGGTIRLEETEDGTRMSHAVWMDFPNNRRGRALKWVFTTALAGKAKLYDHTNKELVFFKDRIESAAPEKPKPHRRRPHADAAR, encoded by the coding sequence ATGTACGCCACCGCCAAAGCCGAAATCGTCATCGACGCATCGTCCGAGGAGATCTGGGAGTACGTGACCGACCCAGTCCATTGGACGGCGTCGAACCCCGAGGAACACTACGGGCTCGAATACGACACGCCCGACAACCGCCCGCGCGAGGGCGGGACGTTCCACCAGGCCGAAGAGGTCGCCGGGATGTACGCCGACCTGCATGGCCGATTCCAGTATATCGACCATCCCAACGTGGCGGTCTGGACGGGGACGGCGTATTATCCGCTCCTTCGCGGACTCGTCACCGTTCGGATTCCCGAAGGAGGTACCATTCGACTCGAAGAGACTGAAGACGGGACTCGGATGTCACACGCCGTCTGGATGGACTTCCCGAATAACCGACGGGGCCGAGCGCTGAAATGGGTGTTCACGACCGCTCTTGCCGGGAAGGCGAAACTCTACGACCATACGAACAAGGAACTCGTCTTCTTCAAGGACCGCATCGAATCGGCGGCACCTGAGAAACCGAAGCCGCATCGAAGACGCCCGCACGCTGATGCTGCTCGGTGA
- a CDS encoding permease, whose protein sequence is MQAALVDGILESLRIGVGFLWTAAWAIIMGLVITSLVQVYVSKERMAKVLGEGNLSGLTKATVFGAASSGCSFGAVAIGKGLFKKGAHTVNFFAFMFASTNLIVELGLMILILLGWEFLVAELLGGVILIAVMAILVHLTLPENLFEQVRKELNQRDDEQGTTEDPTCGMEGKDEYSLVTDGGETLKFCSEGCMETYQQETASNGGWRDELLSWGGWYKVGNQYRKEWSMIWKDVIAGFLISGFVIVFVPQRVWNTLFLQGDGLLVSAENAIMGVAIAVISFVGSIGNVPFAVALWGGGVSFAGVIAFVYADLITIPVLNVYRKYYGWKVMLYILGVFFVTMAFTGFLMEQLFAALDIIPNLAGGQTASEQTYFELNYTFYLNIIAFALSGFLLYVYRRGLGAPGQYRDPVCGMRTDDSGPSLTHNGETYHFCSNRCKRSFEKHPSEFAHQHPQVSGTGDSQSHDHH, encoded by the coding sequence ATGCAAGCCGCCCTCGTTGACGGAATCCTCGAGTCCTTACGAATAGGTGTCGGCTTCCTCTGGACCGCTGCGTGGGCGATCATCATGGGGCTCGTCATCACGAGTCTCGTTCAGGTTTACGTCTCGAAAGAGCGGATGGCCAAAGTACTCGGAGAGGGGAATCTGAGTGGCCTCACGAAAGCAACAGTGTTCGGCGCCGCGAGTAGTGGTTGTAGCTTCGGCGCGGTCGCCATTGGGAAGGGGCTGTTCAAAAAGGGAGCGCACACGGTGAACTTCTTCGCGTTCATGTTCGCCTCGACGAACCTCATCGTCGAGCTCGGGCTGATGATACTCATCCTCCTCGGGTGGGAGTTTCTGGTTGCAGAACTCCTTGGCGGCGTCATTCTCATTGCCGTGATGGCGATCCTCGTCCATCTGACGCTCCCCGAGAACCTGTTCGAGCAAGTCCGGAAGGAACTGAATCAACGCGACGACGAGCAGGGAACCACCGAGGACCCGACCTGCGGGATGGAAGGCAAAGACGAGTACTCACTGGTGACCGACGGCGGCGAGACGCTGAAGTTCTGTTCGGAAGGGTGCATGGAAACCTACCAGCAGGAGACCGCTAGCAACGGCGGGTGGCGCGACGAACTCCTTTCGTGGGGTGGCTGGTACAAAGTCGGGAATCAGTATCGTAAAGAGTGGTCGATGATCTGGAAAGACGTCATCGCGGGCTTTCTCATCTCGGGATTCGTTATCGTGTTCGTCCCCCAGCGGGTGTGGAACACGCTTTTCCTCCAAGGCGACGGGCTGCTCGTCAGCGCCGAGAACGCTATCATGGGTGTGGCGATCGCCGTCATCAGCTTCGTCGGGAGCATCGGCAACGTCCCGTTCGCCGTCGCGCTCTGGGGTGGCGGTGTCAGCTTCGCCGGGGTCATCGCGTTCGTCTACGCCGACCTCATCACGATTCCCGTGTTGAACGTCTACCGGAAGTACTACGGCTGGAAGGTGATGCTGTACATCCTCGGCGTCTTCTTCGTGACGATGGCGTTCACGGGCTTTCTCATGGAGCAACTGTTCGCGGCGCTCGACATAATCCCGAACCTCGCTGGCGGGCAGACGGCGTCCGAACAGACGTACTTTGAGCTCAACTACACGTTCTACCTCAACATCATCGCGTTCGCACTCTCCGGGTTTCTTCTCTACGTCTACCGCCGGGGATTAGGTGCGCCCGGGCAGTACCGCGACCCCGTCTGTGGGATGCGGACCGACGACAGCGGGCCGAGTCTCACCCACAACGGCGAGACGTACCACTTCTGTTCGAATCGGTGTAAGCGCTCGTTCGAGAAGCACCCATCCGAGTTCGCACATCAACATCCGCAGGTCTCAGGGACAGGAGATTCCCAGAGCCATGACCATCACTGA
- a CDS encoding DUF7343 domain-containing protein — MNRQRADTVVGSLVAAVIIVGGALSWEAYQQQQAFEQMGSMMGTSMGTVHGTNPLWYVLGTFLVSAVIGGGYLTVRDEATSTDVNDRSQNEMADPTDRESTESPEGTIQSNGAINPESQPQARVLDLLPEDERRILEPVISSPGITQIELRDRSDFSKSKVSQTVSALEKRGLLYRERQGRTYRIYPSDDLQQNQAH, encoded by the coding sequence ATGAATCGACAGCGAGCCGACACAGTAGTCGGTAGCTTGGTCGCTGCTGTCATCATAGTCGGCGGTGCCCTTAGCTGGGAAGCGTACCAACAACAGCAGGCCTTCGAGCAAATGGGATCGATGATGGGTACGTCAATGGGGACGGTTCACGGAACGAATCCACTCTGGTACGTCCTCGGGACCTTCCTCGTCTCGGCTGTCATCGGTGGGGGATATCTCACGGTTCGGGACGAGGCCACCAGCACAGACGTAAACGACCGTTCACAGAATGAGATGGCGGATCCGACCGACCGTGAGAGCACCGAATCACCAGAGGGAACTATCCAATCGAATGGAGCCATCAATCCAGAGTCTCAGCCACAGGCTCGCGTATTAGACCTCCTGCCAGAAGATGAACGCCGTATCCTCGAACCAGTCATCTCCTCGCCCGGCATTACGCAGATCGAATTACGGGACCGTTCTGACTTCTCGAAAAGCAAGGTGAGCCAGACAGTTAGTGCCCTCGAGAAGCGCGGACTGTTGTACCGCGAGCGCCAGGGGCGAACGTATCGTATCTATCCGAGTGACGATTTGCAGCAGAATCAGGCGCATTAG
- a CDS encoding SHOCT domain-containing protein has product MTQFTTHIGRTARRLAIFAVPLLVATTGTAAAHGSGNYGGGMMGGSGWGLFGGAMGLWGLLWMGLLIAVPLYIVYALLNRGSGGNDEQSLSVLRERYARGELSDDEFDRRRKQLERTG; this is encoded by the coding sequence ATGACGCAATTCACCACTCACATCGGACGCACTGCTCGTCGACTCGCGATATTCGCCGTCCCACTGCTGGTCGCGACGACTGGAACGGCTGCTGCCCACGGTAGCGGGAACTACGGCGGCGGTATGATGGGCGGGAGCGGCTGGGGCCTCTTCGGCGGAGCGATGGGGCTCTGGGGACTCCTTTGGATGGGGCTCCTCATCGCCGTCCCGCTCTACATCGTCTATGCGCTCCTCAACCGAGGTTCCGGCGGGAACGATGAGCAGTCGCTATCGGTTCTCCGCGAGCGCTACGCCCGCGGGGAACTCTCGGATGACGAATTCGATCGGCGGCGAAAACAGCTCGAACGCACCGGATGA
- a CDS encoding DUF302 domain-containing protein, translating into MEYTIQTSVTGKFDDVVDITIAALEDEGFGVLCDIDIQATLKEKLGEEFRQYRILGACNPPLAYEGLTEEIELGALLPCNVIVYETDDGDIVVSAVDPQQLVGIADNDALDSIATEVNERFERVLSAVPDKLGSTSEA; encoded by the coding sequence ATGGAATACACAATACAGACTTCAGTCACCGGCAAGTTCGACGACGTCGTCGACATCACGATCGCAGCGCTCGAAGACGAAGGATTCGGCGTCCTCTGTGACATTGACATTCAGGCGACACTCAAGGAGAAACTCGGCGAAGAGTTCCGCCAGTACCGCATTCTCGGTGCATGCAATCCCCCTCTGGCATACGAGGGACTGACCGAAGAAATCGAACTCGGCGCACTCCTCCCGTGTAACGTCATCGTCTACGAAACCGATGACGGCGATATCGTTGTGAGTGCCGTCGATCCGCAGCAATTGGTCGGCATCGCAGACAACGATGCGCTCGACTCCATCGCGACCGAGGTCAACGAGCGTTTCGAGCGTGTTCTCTCGGCCGTCCCCGACAAACTAGGCTCCACGTCGGAGGCCTGA
- a CDS encoding SHOCT domain-containing protein: MSSSNQLDTTTIVLLTLGAIILLPLLTMGMGFGGMMGYGGMMGQYGGTGGWWPFIGMLVPLLILLGGGYLVFRRMSETQTSRNPAMEELRAAYARGDLTDEEFEARRDRLERSE; the protein is encoded by the coding sequence ATGTCTTCATCGAACCAACTCGACACCACGACCATCGTTCTCCTGACACTCGGAGCGATCATCCTGCTCCCGTTGCTCACAATGGGGATGGGATTCGGCGGGATGATGGGGTACGGTGGGATGATGGGTCAGTATGGCGGAACTGGTGGATGGTGGCCGTTCATCGGGATGCTCGTCCCGCTCCTCATCCTCCTCGGCGGTGGCTACCTCGTCTTCCGGCGCATGAGCGAAACGCAGACATCTCGAAATCCCGCAATGGAGGAACTCCGCGCGGCATACGCTCGCGGCGACCTCACTGACGAAGAGTTCGAAGCCCGCCGCGACAGGCTCGAACGGTCGGAGTAA
- a CDS encoding thioredoxin family protein produces MTEVILFTQETCGACATQREKNEGIEDEYPDVEFREVDIQKDLETAEKYGVRKTPTTLVYANGEQTAEFIGIVDREDLESAIESATQQSSGFAQRLVDVVRG; encoded by the coding sequence GTGACCGAAGTCATCCTCTTCACCCAAGAGACGTGCGGAGCATGCGCAACACAGCGAGAGAAAAACGAGGGCATCGAGGACGAATACCCCGACGTCGAGTTTCGAGAGGTCGACATCCAGAAAGATCTGGAAACGGCCGAGAAATACGGCGTCCGGAAGACGCCGACGACACTCGTCTACGCGAACGGTGAACAGACCGCCGAATTCATCGGCATCGTCGACCGGGAAGATCTGGAGTCAGCTATCGAGAGCGCGACCCAGCAGTCATCTGGATTCGCCCAGCGCCTCGTCGATGTCGTGCGCGGATAA
- a CDS encoding plastocyanin/azurin family copper-binding protein, with product MFGAGAVASAALSQPASAQETLIVKMGNNYFDPIGLHVEPGTTVRFEIAAGAHSATAYENRIPSAASGFDRGIISSGGFEYTFEEPGTYDYYCILHKSVGMAGRIVVGSPGGPAEANPIPTVTCPRATRSSNRAR from the coding sequence GTGTTCGGTGCAGGCGCAGTCGCCAGCGCAGCCCTCTCTCAGCCAGCGAGCGCACAGGAGACGCTCATCGTGAAGATGGGCAACAACTATTTCGACCCGATCGGGCTCCACGTCGAACCCGGCACGACCGTCCGCTTCGAGATAGCAGCCGGTGCACACTCGGCAACGGCCTACGAGAACCGGATTCCATCCGCCGCCAGCGGATTCGATCGTGGGATCATCTCGTCGGGAGGGTTCGAGTACACGTTCGAAGAACCAGGCACGTACGACTACTACTGCATCCTGCACAAGTCGGTCGGGATGGCCGGTCGCATCGTCGTCGGCAGCCCTGGCGGTCCAGCCGAAGCAAATCCAATTCCAACGGTGACGTGCCCGAGAGCGACGCGATCGTCGAACAGGGCGCGATAG
- a CDS encoding SHOCT domain-containing protein: MSTERTSDGLLRIVLIVLAVIVLFPLLMMVFAVPMMGMMGWWWGGGMAGGLSPLWGIGMMLVWLVVLVGIGYLLYRGLVGRVGPSMSSDRALEELRVAYARGDLSDEEFEERRAKLRREESQ, translated from the coding sequence ATGTCCACCGAGCGCACCTCCGACGGCCTGCTCCGCATCGTCCTGATCGTCCTCGCAGTGATCGTCCTGTTCCCACTGCTAATGATGGTATTCGCGGTGCCGATGATGGGGATGATGGGGTGGTGGTGGGGCGGCGGGATGGCTGGCGGCCTCTCACCTCTGTGGGGCATCGGGATGATGCTCGTCTGGCTCGTCGTCCTCGTCGGTATCGGGTACCTCCTCTATCGCGGCCTCGTCGGCCGCGTTGGACCGTCGATGAGCTCAGACCGCGCCCTCGAGGAACTCCGAGTGGCGTACGCTCGCGGTGATCTCTCCGACGAGGAGTTCGAGGAACGTCGTGCGAAGCTCCGCCGCGAGGAGTCGCAGTAA
- the phaC gene encoding class III poly(R)-hydroxyalkanoic acid synthase subunit PhaC has translation MNPFTAPLKIQRRIQTQGTEAAETMRLLPERLGDIASVEVGQTPSEAIYSENKLDLLHYEPLTDDPHDTPLLVVYALINRPYILDLQPDKSVVRRFLEDGFDVYLIDWGEPSRLDASLTLGDYVNRYIDNCADVVLERTGTDAINILGYCMGGTLSTMYAALHPEKVNNLGLMATGLCFDDTGGILEQWGSEEYFDPGAITGTYGNVPAEFLAAGFAQMNPVDTYLGKYTILLDNLDDRTAVENFGRMERWVRDGVDVAGEAYRQFIEDIYQENALYQNELVLDGGPVDIENLTMPMLQIIGSFDHLIPPEASKPFTDVIPSADTDIYEFPTGHVGMAVSGKAHAELWPRVATWFRERSATQSEESATVDQGEAEAETDQDRSLQTLDGIGPTYEARLHDVGITTVTKLAAAEPVSLADRLGLSESRVTSWIEQARQFTGSSDDSTGSS, from the coding sequence ATGAATCCGTTCACGGCCCCACTGAAGATTCAACGCAGAATACAAACCCAGGGAACGGAAGCCGCTGAGACTATGCGCCTTCTTCCAGAGCGACTCGGTGACATCGCTTCCGTCGAGGTAGGACAGACCCCGAGTGAGGCTATCTACTCCGAGAACAAACTCGATCTCCTCCACTATGAACCACTCACAGACGACCCGCACGACACACCGCTCCTCGTCGTCTATGCGCTGATCAATCGGCCCTACATTCTCGATCTGCAGCCCGACAAGAGTGTAGTTCGCCGATTCCTCGAGGACGGCTTCGACGTCTATCTCATCGACTGGGGTGAACCGTCCCGGCTCGACGCGTCGCTGACGCTCGGCGACTACGTGAATCGATACATCGACAACTGCGCCGACGTTGTCCTTGAGCGAACTGGAACTGACGCCATCAACATCCTCGGCTACTGCATGGGCGGGACGCTGAGTACAATGTATGCGGCGCTCCATCCGGAGAAGGTCAACAATCTCGGGCTCATGGCGACGGGCCTCTGTTTCGACGACACCGGTGGCATCCTCGAACAATGGGGGAGCGAGGAGTACTTCGATCCGGGAGCGATCACCGGGACGTACGGGAACGTTCCAGCGGAGTTTCTCGCTGCGGGGTTCGCCCAGATGAACCCCGTCGATACGTATCTCGGCAAATACACAATCCTCCTCGACAACCTCGACGACAGGACCGCCGTGGAGAACTTCGGCCGGATGGAACGCTGGGTCCGCGATGGGGTTGACGTCGCGGGGGAAGCCTACCGCCAGTTCATCGAGGACATTTACCAAGAGAACGCACTCTACCAGAACGAACTGGTACTAGACGGCGGCCCTGTCGACATCGAGAATCTCACGATGCCTATGTTACAGATCATCGGCTCGTTCGACCATCTCATCCCTCCGGAGGCGAGCAAGCCCTTTACTGACGTTATTCCGAGTGCGGACACCGACATCTACGAGTTTCCGACCGGTCACGTCGGGATGGCCGTCTCGGGAAAGGCTCATGCGGAGTTGTGGCCCCGCGTTGCGACGTGGTTCCGTGAGCGGTCGGCAACACAATCTGAGGAGTCGGCCACAGTCGATCAGGGTGAAGCTGAAGCAGAGACTGACCAGGATCGATCGTTACAGACGCTTGACGGAATCGGTCCGACGTACGAGGCGCGTCTCCACGACGTCGGGATCACGACGGTGACGAAACTCGCAGCCGCAGAACCAGTCTCGCTCGCTGACCGACTCGGTCTCAGTGAATCACGAGTGACGTCCTGGATCGAGCAAGCGAGGCAGTTCACGGGCTCGTCAGACGATAGTACTGGAAGCAGTTGA